One stretch of Patescibacteria group bacterium DNA includes these proteins:
- a CDS encoding type IV secretion system DNA-binding domain-containing protein, protein MENKDMTVFAETNFRNKYRKFGIKTDDKRRHMYLIGKTGMGKSTVLENMIIDDIWAGKGVAIVDPHGDLAEKIIEYIPANRVNDVVYFNPADMENPIAFNVVEQVEPHLRHLVASGLIGVFQKLWADSWGPRLEYILRNTILAILDYPGSTLLAVIRMLSDKGFRAKVVENISDPVVRAFWVNEFAGYADKFASEAVSPIQNKVGQFLSSSLIRNIVGQVKSNIDMRAIMDEGKILILNLSKGRIGEDNSQLLGAMMITKIQLAAMSRVDISETERKDFVLYVDEFQNFTSDSFANILSEARKYRLNLILAHQYIEQLSETIKPAVFGNVGTMIVFRVGATDAEELVKEFSPVFTEEDIVSLPKYEFYLKLMIDGIASDPFSARGLPPKTEAEKTGNLEKVIGVSRERYAEKKDIVEERINLWHSDVEEVILQNRAAKAKKSNYKQGPKPQTFNANNNDKSFDSVIVQGGNNKISQTSGGGQVQTQTRNDSDVYKNEAVCARCNETTRISFVPDGIRPVYCKACLNIAKQEKSQELEQRRRAKELELEKLGKQQQTFVKKDNSTPQAPSVKELSLSDAIGMGAVDFKGRKQESRPPDSTPRNNHSEKNSSSKPEQKEEDLEEDKLVVFK, encoded by the coding sequence ATGGAAAATAAAGACATGACAGTATTTGCCGAAACTAATTTTCGCAACAAATACAGAAAATTTGGAATAAAAACAGATGACAAAAGACGTCATATGTATTTGATTGGAAAAACTGGTATGGGAAAATCAACAGTGCTGGAAAACATGATAATTGACGATATTTGGGCAGGGAAAGGAGTTGCCATAGTTGATCCTCATGGTGATTTGGCAGAAAAAATTATCGAATATATTCCAGCCAACAGGGTAAACGACGTTGTTTATTTCAACCCAGCAGATATGGAAAATCCAATAGCATTTAATGTTGTAGAACAGGTTGAGCCTCATTTGAGACATCTTGTTGCTTCAGGATTGATTGGAGTTTTCCAAAAACTTTGGGCGGACTCTTGGGGGCCTAGACTAGAATACATTCTAAGAAACACAATTCTCGCTATTCTTGATTACCCAGGTTCTACTTTGCTCGCTGTTATTAGGATGCTTTCTGATAAGGGTTTTCGTGCAAAAGTTGTTGAGAATATATCCGACCCCGTTGTTAGGGCTTTTTGGGTAAATGAATTTGCGGGCTATGCCGATAAATTTGCTTCAGAGGCTGTGTCTCCTATTCAAAATAAGGTTGGTCAATTCCTTTCAAGTTCCTTAATTAGAAATATAGTCGGACAAGTAAAATCAAATATCGACATGCGAGCAATAATGGATGAAGGAAAAATATTAATCCTAAATCTGAGTAAAGGAAGAATTGGAGAAGATAATTCTCAGCTTTTGGGAGCTATGATGATTACAAAGATACAATTGGCTGCCATGAGTAGAGTTGATATTTCAGAAACAGAAAGAAAGGATTTTGTTCTTTACGTTGATGAGTTTCAGAATTTTACTTCCGATAGTTTTGCTAATATTTTATCAGAAGCCAGAAAATATCGACTAAACTTAATTTTGGCCCATCAATATATCGAGCAATTATCAGAAACTATTAAACCAGCTGTTTTTGGAAATGTTGGCACTATGATTGTTTTCCGAGTTGGGGCAACCGACGCCGAAGAACTTGTTAAAGAGTTCTCGCCAGTATTTACCGAGGAGGATATCGTGAGTCTCCCAAAATATGAATTTTACTTGAAACTAATGATAGATGGCATTGCTTCTGATCCTTTTTCGGCTCGTGGCTTGCCTCCGAAAACCGAGGCTGAGAAAACAGGGAATTTAGAAAAAGTTATTGGTGTGAGTAGAGAGAGATATGCAGAAAAGAAAGATATAGTAGAAGAGAGAATTAATCTTTGGCATTCTGACGTAGAAGAAGTTATCTTACAGAATAGGGCGGCAAAAGCAAAAAAATCAAATTATAAGCAAGGCCCTAAACCACAGACCTTTAATGCCAACAACAACGACAAATCTTTTGATTCAGTCATTGTTCAAGGTGGAAATAATAAAATTTCGCAAACAAGCGGTGGCGGACAAGTTCAAACTCAAACAAGAAATGACTCCGATGTTTATAAAAACGAAGCAGTTTGTGCTCGTTGCAATGAGACAACCAGGATTTCTTTTGTTCCAGACGGGATTAGACCAGTCTATTGTAAAGCATGTTTAAATATTGCTAAGCAAGAAAAAAGTCAGGAGTTGGAGCAAAGAAGAAGAGCCAAGGAATTGGAATTAGAAAAACTAGGAAAACAACAGCAGACCTTTGTTAAAAAAGATAATAGCACTCCTCAGGCACCCTCAGTTAAAGAGCTTTCTCTTAGCGATGCCATAGGAATGGGAGCAGTTGATTTTAAAGGAAGAAAACAAGAGAGCCGGCCCCCAGATTCAACTCCGAGGAATAATCATTCCGAGAAAAACTCTTCATCAAAACCAGAGCAGAAGGAAGAAGACCTAGAAGAAGATAAATTAGTAGTATTTAAATAA